A region from the Arachis ipaensis cultivar K30076 chromosome B01, Araip1.1, whole genome shotgun sequence genome encodes:
- the LOC107626305 gene encoding methylesterase 1 isoform X2 — translation MGGTTNYTDYIKHFILVHGACHGAWCWYKIKPLLESSGHKVTVLDLAASGTNLKKIEDVDTFSQYSEPLLEVLESLPPNEKVVLVGHSLGGLNIALAMEKFPTKVAVGVFLTAFVPDTQHKPSYVLEKDLELIKCMIRPSSLFIEDLSQEKNFSKEGYGSVPHAFVVCTEDLAIPLEYQRWMIQNARINDVMEINGADHMVMLCKPKELSDCLQQIAAKYK, via the exons ATGGGTGGTACCACAAATTACACAGATTATATAAAGCACTTTATTTTGGTACATGGGGCTTGCCATGGTGCTTGGTGTTGGTACAAGATCAAGCCACTTCTAGAATCTTCAGGCCACAAGGTCACAGTTCTTGACCTTGCTGCCTCTGGAACCAACTTGAAGAAGATCGAAGATGTTGATACTTTTTCTCAGTACTCTGAGCCTTTGTTGGAAGTTTTGGAGTCACTTCCCCCAAATGAAAAGGTGGTTCTTGTGGGACATAGTCTTGGAGGGCTCAATATTGCCCTTGCCATGGAAAAATTCCCCACGAAGGTCGCAGTTGGTGTTTTCTTGACAGCTTTTGTGCCGGACACTCAACACAAACCATCCTATGTCTTGGAAAAG GATCTTGAATTGATAAAGTGTATGATAAGGCCATCGTCCCTATTCATAGAAGACTTATCACAAGAAAAGAACTTCTCTAAAGAGGGATATGGATCTGTTCCTCATGCTTTTGTTGTTTGCACTGAGGACCTTGCGATTCCATTGGAATATCAGCGATGGATGATCCAAAACGCTAGGATTAATGACGTCATGGAGATCAACGGCGCAGATCATATGGTTATGCTTTGCAAGCCCAAAGAACTTAGTGATTGTCTCCAACAGATTGCTGCTAAATACAAATAA
- the LOC107626305 gene encoding salicylic acid-binding protein 2 isoform X1 has translation MGGTTNYTDYIKHFILVHGACHGAWCWYKIKPLLESSGHKVTVLDLAASGTNLKKIEDVDTFSQYSEPLLEVLESLPPNEKVVLVGHSLGGLNIALAMEKFPTKVAVGVFLTAFVPDTQHKPSYVLEKYCEGTPPSEWLDTAFSECGNKTSMLFGPNFLSSKVYQHSSTEDLELIKCMIRPSSLFIEDLSQEKNFSKEGYGSVPHAFVVCTEDLAIPLEYQRWMIQNARINDVMEINGADHMVMLCKPKELSDCLQQIAAKYK, from the exons ATGGGTGGTACCACAAATTACACAGATTATATAAAGCACTTTATTTTGGTACATGGGGCTTGCCATGGTGCTTGGTGTTGGTACAAGATCAAGCCACTTCTAGAATCTTCAGGCCACAAGGTCACAGTTCTTGACCTTGCTGCCTCTGGAACCAACTTGAAGAAGATCGAAGATGTTGATACTTTTTCTCAGTACTCTGAGCCTTTGTTGGAAGTTTTGGAGTCACTTCCCCCAAATGAAAAGGTGGTTCTTGTGGGACATAGTCTTGGAGGGCTCAATATTGCCCTTGCCATGGAAAAATTCCCCACGAAGGTCGCAGTTGGTGTTTTCTTGACAGCTTTTGTGCCGGACACTCAACACAAACCATCCTATGTCTTGGAAAAG TATTGTGAGGGGACACCACCGTCTGAATGGTTGGACACGGCATTCTCAGAGTGTGGAAATAAAACGTCAATGTTGTTTGGGCCCAACTTCTTATCCAGCAAGGTCTACCAACACTCCTCCACTGAG GATCTTGAATTGATAAAGTGTATGATAAGGCCATCGTCCCTATTCATAGAAGACTTATCACAAGAAAAGAACTTCTCTAAAGAGGGATATGGATCTGTTCCTCATGCTTTTGTTGTTTGCACTGAGGACCTTGCGATTCCATTGGAATATCAGCGATGGATGATCCAAAACGCTAGGATTAATGACGTCATGGAGATCAACGGCGCAGATCATATGGTTATGCTTTGCAAGCCCAAAGAACTTAGTGATTGTCTCCAACAGATTGCTGCTAAATACAAATAA